A genomic stretch from Empedobacter stercoris includes:
- a CDS encoding DUF72 domain-containing protein: MKFGKVENPELVDFTLPKTPKETIDLLNKIDKTDDFEVYVGCAKWNKQDLKNFYPPKTKDELTYYSTQFNSIELNATYYRSPTKEVVETWTNKTPNDFKFFPKIPQSISHYGRLQNVTDKLNQYLDAVALFEEKLGMIFLQMHENFAPKDFDKLQNFIENFSKGYPLAVELRHEEWFSNEENFNRLVTLLEEHNISNIIVDTAGRRDMVHMRLTSSEAFVRFVGANIPSDYERLDEWIETIKLWKAEGLEKLYFFIHQNLELESPMLAKYFIKKLNNDLDLDIRGPQDELTLF; the protein is encoded by the coding sequence ATGAAATTCGGAAAAGTAGAAAATCCAGAATTGGTTGATTTTACATTGCCAAAAACACCAAAAGAAACAATTGACTTATTAAATAAAATTGATAAAACTGATGATTTTGAGGTCTATGTAGGCTGTGCAAAATGGAATAAACAAGATTTGAAGAATTTTTATCCGCCTAAAACAAAAGATGAATTAACTTATTATTCAACGCAATTTAATAGTATTGAACTGAACGCAACTTATTATCGTTCTCCAACTAAAGAAGTTGTAGAAACTTGGACAAATAAAACGCCGAATGATTTCAAATTTTTTCCGAAAATTCCGCAAAGTATAAGTCATTATGGAAGATTGCAAAATGTGACGGATAAATTGAATCAATATTTGGACGCTGTTGCGTTGTTTGAAGAAAAGTTAGGCATGATTTTCTTGCAAATGCACGAAAACTTTGCACCAAAAGATTTTGATAAACTTCAAAATTTCATTGAAAACTTTTCGAAAGGTTATCCGTTAGCGGTTGAACTCCGTCATGAAGAGTGGTTTTCGAACGAAGAAAATTTTAATCGATTAGTAACATTATTAGAAGAACATAATATTTCGAATATTATTGTTGATACAGCGGGTAGGCGAGATATGGTGCATATGCGACTGACTTCCTCAGAAGCTTTTGTGCGTTTTGTTGGAGCTAATATTCCGTCCGATTATGAGCGTTTAGATGAATGGATTGAAACAATTAAACTTTGGAAAGCAGAAGGATTAGAAAAATTATATTTCTTTATTCATCAAAATTTGGAACTTGAATCTCCAATGTTAGCTAAATATTTCATCAAGAAATTAAACAATGATTTAGATTTGGATATTCGTGGACCACAAGATGAATTGACGTTGTTTTGA
- a CDS encoding N-acetylornithine carbamoyltransferase, with product MKQFTSVYDVANIDELLKTALEIKANPFAQQEVGKNKTVGLIFFNPSLRTRLSSIKAAYNLGANAWVLNAGADSWTLEMADGAVMNGDSQEHIKEAIQVMSAYCDVLGVRTFPKLVDRDEDYNEIMFNKVKELSSVPVVSLESATLHPLQSFADLITIAEKTGYTPGTQSAKKVKVVMTWAPHPRRLPQAVPNSFAQWFSKVDWVDFTIVQPKGLELDPKFTEGATIAYDQDEALKDADFVYAKNWSSYENYGQANGGDKDWEITMDKMSLTNNGKFMHCLPVRRNVVVSDEVLDSDHSIVIDEATNRIYSAQTVFHEILKNN from the coding sequence ATGAAACAATTCACTTCGGTTTATGATGTAGCAAACATCGACGAATTACTAAAAACAGCCTTAGAAATTAAAGCAAATCCTTTTGCTCAACAAGAAGTTGGAAAAAACAAAACAGTTGGTTTAATATTTTTTAATCCAAGTTTACGAACTCGTTTAAGCTCAATTAAAGCAGCATATAATTTAGGTGCAAATGCTTGGGTTTTGAATGCAGGAGCAGATTCTTGGACGTTAGAAATGGCAGATGGAGCTGTGATGAACGGAGATTCACAAGAACATATTAAGGAAGCAATTCAGGTAATGAGTGCATATTGTGATGTTTTGGGAGTTCGTACATTCCCAAAATTAGTAGATCGTGACGAAGATTATAACGAAATCATGTTTAATAAAGTAAAAGAATTGTCTTCTGTGCCAGTTGTTTCTTTGGAAAGTGCAACGTTACATCCATTGCAATCTTTTGCAGATTTAATTACAATTGCAGAAAAAACAGGTTATACACCAGGAACTCAATCTGCAAAAAAAGTAAAAGTAGTGATGACTTGGGCACCACATCCACGTCGTTTACCACAAGCTGTTCCAAATTCTTTTGCACAATGGTTTTCTAAAGTAGATTGGGTTGATTTTACAATTGTTCAACCAAAAGGTTTAGAATTAGATCCGAAATTCACAGAAGGAGCGACAATTGCTTATGATCAAGATGAAGCATTAAAAGATGCTGATTTTGTTTATGCAAAAAACTGGTCATCTTATGAGAATTATGGTCAAGCAAATGGAGGAGATAAAGATTGGGAAATTACGATGGATAAAATGAGTTTGACGAACAACGGTAAGTTCATGCATTGTTTACCAGTTCGTCGTAATGTTGTTGTTTCTGATGAAGTATTAGATTCTGATCATTCTATTGTGATTGATGAAGCAACAAACCGTATTTATTCGGCTCAAACTGTATTTCACGAGATTTTGAAAAATAATTAG
- a CDS encoding T9SS type A sorting domain-containing protein — protein sequence MEQRRSLITINHPNENIFFRGASTATNNDGSTIVGYYRGWPGSAAMGEGFIWTEKTGLVNLNTYVKENLGYDDLGITFALPLGMSTNGKHIVGLGRTDDALVSFLITLPDSDLGTSEIINTKFEVFPNPTTDIIQIKTKGNLTSSVVYNLQGQIVLKSTKNEIDVSHLPNGIYILKTLIDGKEATKKIIKK from the coding sequence ATGGAGCAAAGAAGAAGTCTAATTACAATTAATCACCCTAACGAAAACATCTTCTTTAGAGGAGCTTCTACTGCGACGAATAATGATGGTAGTACAATCGTTGGTTATTATAGAGGATGGCCTGGATCAGCTGCAATGGGTGAAGGGTTTATTTGGACAGAAAAAACAGGTTTAGTTAATCTGAATACATACGTAAAAGAGAATTTAGGTTACGATGACTTAGGAATAACATTCGCTTTACCATTAGGTATGTCTACAAATGGAAAACATATCGTTGGTTTGGGAAGAACAGACGATGCTTTAGTTTCATTTCTAATTACTCTACCCGATTCTGATTTAGGAACTTCCGAAATTATTAATACTAAATTTGAAGTATTCCCAAATCCAACTACAGATATTATACAAATTAAAACAAAAGGTAATTTAACTTCTTCTGTCGTCTATAATTTACAAGGACAAATAGTATTAAAGTCAACTAAGAATGAAATCGATGTATCACATTTACCAAATGGAATTTATATTTTAAAAACACTTATTGATGGTAAAGAAGCTACAAAGAAAATAATAAAAAAATAA
- a CDS encoding L-threonylcarbamoyladenylate synthase gives MADYIRIHPENPQEKSIDQVVEILQNGGLIIYPSDTVYGLGCDITNLKAMEKLARLKGVKLEKSHFSIVCNDLSHLSQYTLPIDNSTFKILKRALPGPFTFVMNASRSLPVAYKGKKTVGIRVPNHAVPQLIVEKLGNPIASTSIYDEDEIVEYTTDPELIFEKWEKLVDAVIDSGYGDNVASTVVDMTDGVEVLREGKGDIEDYL, from the coding sequence ATGGCAGATTATATCCGAATTCATCCAGAAAATCCACAAGAAAAATCAATTGATCAAGTGGTTGAAATTTTACAAAATGGAGGTTTAATTATCTATCCTTCCGATACAGTGTATGGATTAGGTTGTGATATTACAAATCTTAAAGCAATGGAAAAATTAGCGCGATTGAAAGGCGTTAAACTCGAAAAGTCGCATTTCTCTATTGTTTGCAATGATTTGAGCCATTTATCTCAATACACATTACCAATTGACAATAGTACGTTCAAAATCTTAAAACGTGCATTGCCAGGTCCGTTTACCTTTGTTATGAATGCCTCACGCAGTTTACCTGTCGCTTATAAAGGTAAGAAAACAGTAGGTATTCGTGTGCCGAATCATGCTGTTCCGCAATTGATTGTCGAAAAATTAGGAAATCCTATTGCATCAACATCTATTTATGATGAAGATGAAATTGTGGAATATACTACTGATCCCGAATTAATTTTTGAGAAATGGGAAAAGTTAGTAGATGCTGTAATTGATAGCGGTTACGGTGATAATGTTGCTTCGACAGTTGTTGATATGACAGATGGCGTAGAAGTTTTGCGTGAAGGTAAAGGTGATATTGAAGATTATTTATAA
- the yaaA gene encoding peroxide stress protein YaaA has translation MKILLSPAKMMNLETNAKWRATTPQFLAQSQEIMDVMKEMSAKDLEKLMKISKDISAMNVERNQNWTIKPTAKQAIPAALAFKGEVYRGLNAETLNEEALDYFNKNAFLLSGLYGMLRPSDKVMLYRLEMGSKLDVHGSKNLYGFWKEILTSFFNSKLKKGEFILNLASNEYAKVLDKKSLKAPMIDVEFQDYKNGELKKIMMYFKHARGAMARYCAENNVETLDQVKAFDVDGYRFDENLSTEEKLVFTR, from the coding sequence ATGAAAATATTATTATCTCCAGCAAAGATGATGAATCTTGAAACGAATGCAAAATGGAGAGCGACTACACCACAATTTTTAGCACAATCACAAGAAATTATGGATGTAATGAAAGAAATGAGTGCAAAGGATCTTGAAAAATTGATGAAAATTTCGAAAGATATTTCTGCTATGAATGTAGAACGTAATCAAAATTGGACGATAAAGCCAACAGCTAAACAAGCTATTCCCGCAGCTTTAGCTTTTAAAGGCGAGGTTTATAGAGGATTAAATGCAGAAACGTTAAACGAAGAAGCATTAGATTATTTCAATAAAAATGCTTTTTTACTTTCTGGTTTATATGGTATGTTGAGACCTTCTGATAAAGTAATGTTGTATCGTTTAGAAATGGGGTCCAAATTAGATGTGCATGGTTCTAAGAATTTATATGGTTTTTGGAAAGAAATTTTAACGTCATTTTTTAATTCAAAATTAAAGAAGGGAGAGTTTATCCTAAATTTAGCGAGTAATGAATATGCGAAAGTTCTGGATAAAAAATCACTAAAAGCACCAATGATCGATGTAGAATTTCAGGATTACAAAAACGGTGAATTGAAAAAAATCATGATGTATTTTAAACATGCTCGTGGAGCAATGGCGCGTTATTGTGCAGAAAATAATGTTGAAACATTGGATCAAGTAAAAGCATTTGATGTAGATGGGTATCGTTTTGATGAGAATTTATCTACTGAAGAAAAATTGGTTTTTACACGATAA
- a CDS encoding SRPBCC family protein: MEKDEVLLNISIDSSAENIWKVLTNEDSFSACFDDMKMSCNEWKVGEKIIFETQKNNKKIVDEALITSILENERLRYNYKKQNSDHEIEVIFNLKSVGNFTYLSIEGKDFADEFERSHSENAWINMMQNIKKYVQTK; this comes from the coding sequence ATGGAAAAAGATGAAGTGTTGCTAAATATTTCGATAGATAGTTCTGCCGAAAATATTTGGAAAGTATTGACAAATGAAGATTCATTTAGTGCGTGTTTTGACGATATGAAAATGAGTTGTAACGAGTGGAAAGTAGGAGAGAAGATTATTTTTGAAACGCAGAAGAATAATAAAAAAATTGTAGATGAGGCACTCATAACGTCTATTTTAGAGAATGAAAGATTGCGTTACAATTACAAAAAACAAAACTCTGATCATGAAATTGAAGTGATTTTCAATCTAAAATCTGTGGGTAATTTTACGTATTTATCAATTGAAGGTAAAGATTTCGCTGATGAGTTTGAACGATCACATTCAGAAAATGCTTGGATAAATATGATGCAAAACATAAAGAAATATGTGCAAACAAAATAA
- the menD gene encoding 2-succinyl-5-enolpyruvyl-6-hydroxy-3-cyclohexene-1-carboxylic-acid synthase, with protein MRKISNKLNVQLIAETFLAFGIDHIVLSPGSRNGALTMQFANDKRFKTYSVIDERSAGFVALGMAQQLQKPVVVCCTSGSATANYYPAITEAFFQNIPLIVLSADRPEHLVDNFDGQTIRQNNLFEKHSVHNVQLSESEETDDLTRNMLLTKYALIDCMHKSAPIHINMPFSEPLYESVSTPDIEIDNITIDEKVYPEIDVIDFMKRWNSSNRKMILVGLHHPNAKFDYLLKQLAQDDSVVVLTEVTSNLHNDRYFNKIDQVIFPYSEEELEALKPDILLTIGQNIVSKKIKKFLREKQPTQHWHLDEYWQPDTFQALTDKIETKPEFFLEQFVPFVNPKESDYYTTWNSIREANNIKHKEYINMIPFCDLKAFDSIIRNYPENWQIQYGNSTVIRYGLLFDHNDSNPVFCNRGTSGIDGSTSTAIGACIASEQNTVMITGDISFFYDSNALWNVNLPSNFRIILINNGGGNIFKFIPGPSETDVVEDYFETKHHFTAEHLAKMYDFEYEVISNLTDLENSFNNFYAESSRPKILEIDTRNASNDAILRGYFSFIK; from the coding sequence TTGAGAAAAATATCAAATAAATTAAATGTTCAATTGATTGCCGAAACATTTTTGGCTTTTGGAATTGATCATATCGTATTATCGCCGGGATCTCGAAATGGAGCATTAACGATGCAGTTTGCCAATGACAAACGTTTCAAAACTTATAGTGTTATCGACGAACGTTCGGCTGGATTTGTTGCGTTGGGAATGGCACAGCAACTTCAGAAACCTGTTGTCGTTTGTTGTACTTCGGGTTCGGCAACTGCAAATTATTACCCAGCGATTACAGAAGCTTTTTTTCAGAATATTCCTCTAATTGTCCTATCTGCTGACCGTCCTGAACATTTGGTAGATAATTTTGATGGACAAACCATTCGTCAAAATAATTTATTCGAAAAACATTCTGTTCACAACGTTCAATTATCAGAAAGTGAGGAAACAGATGATTTGACACGAAATATGTTGTTGACGAAATATGCATTGATTGATTGTATGCATAAATCGGCACCAATTCATATCAACATGCCATTTTCTGAGCCTTTATACGAATCTGTTTCTACGCCCGATATAGAAATTGATAACATCACAATTGATGAAAAAGTATATCCTGAAATTGATGTTATTGATTTTATGAAACGTTGGAATTCTTCGAATCGTAAAATGATTTTGGTTGGTTTGCATCATCCAAATGCCAAATTTGATTATTTGCTTAAGCAATTAGCACAAGATGATTCGGTTGTTGTACTAACAGAAGTTACTTCAAATCTTCATAATGATCGTTATTTTAATAAAATAGATCAGGTTATTTTTCCCTATTCAGAGGAAGAATTAGAAGCTTTGAAACCAGATATTCTTTTGACGATTGGACAAAATATAGTGTCTAAAAAGATCAAAAAGTTCTTGCGTGAAAAACAACCAACGCAACATTGGCATTTAGATGAATATTGGCAACCAGATACATTTCAGGCTTTAACGGACAAAATTGAAACAAAACCTGAATTCTTTTTAGAGCAATTTGTGCCATTTGTCAATCCAAAAGAATCGGATTATTATACAACGTGGAATTCGATTAGAGAAGCAAATAATATCAAACACAAAGAATATATCAATATGATTCCGTTTTGTGATTTGAAAGCCTTCGATTCTATTATTCGAAATTATCCTGAAAATTGGCAAATTCAATATGGAAATTCTACTGTTATTCGTTATGGATTATTATTTGATCACAACGATTCGAATCCTGTTTTCTGTAATCGTGGAACAAGTGGAATTGATGGCTCTACTTCTACCGCAATTGGTGCTTGCATCGCTTCTGAACAAAATACAGTAATGATAACAGGCGATATTTCATTCTTTTATGATTCGAATGCGTTATGGAATGTTAATTTACCTTCTAATTTCAGAATTATTTTGATCAATAATGGTGGTGGAAATATTTTCAAATTTATTCCTGGTCCTTCCGAAACAGATGTTGTCGAAGATTATTTCGAAACCAAACATCATTTCACAGCAGAACATTTAGCTAAAATGTATGATTTTGAATATGAAGTCATTTCAAATTTAACTGATTTAGAAAATTCTTTCAACAATTTTTATGCAGAAAGTAGTCGTCCTAAAATTTTAGAAATTGATACGCGAAACGCATCGAATGATGCTATTTTGAGAGGATATTTCTCTTTTATAAAATAG
- the fabG gene encoding 3-oxoacyl-[acyl-carrier-protein] reductase, with translation MNLLQGKTAIVTGATRGIGKSIAEVFVKNGANVAFTYASSVEKAKALEEELGQFGKVKGYQSDASDYEAAQKLVEDVIAEFGQIDIVINNAGITKDNLLMRMSVEDFEKVIQTNLNSAFNLTKAVIKPMMKQRSGSIVNMSSIVGIKGNAGQANYAASKAGLIGFSKSVALELGSRNIRCNAIAPGFIETEMTEVLDQKVVEEWRNGIPLKRGGQPEDVANACLFLASDLSSYVTGQVLSVDGGLHT, from the coding sequence ATGAATTTATTGCAAGGTAAAACAGCAATCGTTACAGGCGCAACTCGCGGTATTGGAAAAAGTATTGCTGAAGTTTTTGTGAAAAATGGCGCAAACGTTGCCTTTACTTATGCTTCTTCTGTAGAAAAAGCTAAAGCTTTGGAAGAAGAATTGGGACAATTTGGTAAAGTTAAAGGTTATCAGTCTGATGCTTCTGATTACGAAGCGGCTCAAAAATTAGTTGAAGATGTAATTGCAGAGTTTGGTCAAATTGATATCGTAATCAATAATGCTGGAATTACAAAGGATAATTTATTGATGAGAATGTCTGTAGAAGATTTTGAGAAAGTGATTCAAACGAATCTTAATTCTGCTTTCAACTTAACTAAAGCAGTTATCAAACCAATGATGAAACAACGTTCAGGATCTATCGTAAATATGTCTTCTATTGTTGGAATCAAAGGAAATGCTGGTCAAGCAAATTATGCAGCTTCTAAAGCAGGATTAATTGGTTTTTCTAAATCAGTTGCTTTAGAATTAGGTTCTCGCAACATTCGTTGCAATGCAATTGCACCAGGTTTTATCGAAACAGAAATGACTGAAGTTTTAGACCAAAAAGTAGTTGAAGAATGGCGTAATGGTATTCCATTAAAACGAGGTGGACAACCAGAAGATGTGGCTAATGCATGTTTATTTTTAGCTTCAGATTTATCAAGTTATGTAACAGGACAAGTTTTAAGTGTAGACGGTGGTTTACATACTTAA
- the metK gene encoding methionine adenosyltransferase: MSYLFTSESVSEGHPDKIADQISDSILDHFLAFDAKSKVACETLVTTGQVVLAGEVKSNSYIDLQRVARETISEIGYTKSEYMFDANSCGIFSAIHEQSPDINQGVDRNSDEEQGAGDQGMMFGYATSETENYMPLALDLSHRLLKELAHIRKYEKDLLPYLRPDAKSQVTIEYDNDNKPVRIDTIVISTQHDDFANEEAMRDKITNDLVSILIPRVKAQLPVHLRDLFTDNITYHINPTGKFVIGGPHGDTGLTGRKIIVDTYGGKGAHGGGAFSGKDPSKVDRSAAYAARHIAKNLVAAGVADEVLVQVSYAIGVAAPVSLLVNTFGTEKVNLTEGEISKKVSEIFDMKPFAIEQRLKLRNPIYKETASYGHLGREPKTVTKRFESANGQDVVEVEVELFTWEKLDFVDQIKEAFGL; the protein is encoded by the coding sequence ATGTCATATTTATTTACATCAGAATCAGTTTCTGAGGGGCATCCTGATAAAATTGCCGATCAAATTTCTGATTCAATTCTTGATCACTTTTTAGCATTTGATGCTAAAAGTAAAGTAGCTTGTGAAACCTTAGTAACAACTGGACAAGTTGTATTAGCAGGAGAAGTAAAATCAAATTCTTATATTGATTTACAACGTGTAGCAAGAGAAACTATCTCTGAAATTGGTTACACTAAAAGTGAGTATATGTTTGATGCAAACTCTTGTGGAATTTTTTCTGCAATTCACGAACAATCTCCAGATATTAATCAAGGTGTTGACAGAAATTCTGATGAAGAACAAGGTGCAGGTGACCAAGGAATGATGTTTGGTTACGCAACAAGCGAAACAGAAAACTATATGCCTTTGGCATTGGATTTATCGCACAGATTATTAAAAGAATTGGCTCATATTCGTAAATACGAAAAGGATTTATTACCATATTTACGCCCAGATGCTAAATCTCAAGTAACAATTGAGTATGATAACGACAATAAACCAGTTCGTATTGATACAATTGTTATTTCTACTCAACACGATGACTTCGCTAACGAAGAAGCGATGAGAGATAAAATTACAAATGATTTAGTTAGTATTTTAATTCCTCGAGTTAAAGCACAATTACCAGTTCATTTGCGCGATTTATTTACAGATAATATCACTTATCACATCAATCCTACAGGGAAATTCGTTATTGGAGGACCTCACGGAGATACAGGTTTAACTGGTCGTAAAATCATTGTTGATACTTACGGTGGTAAAGGTGCACACGGAGGTGGTGCATTTTCTGGAAAAGACCCATCAAAAGTAGACCGTTCTGCAGCTTATGCGGCTCGTCACATTGCTAAAAACTTAGTTGCTGCTGGTGTTGCAGACGAAGTATTAGTTCAAGTTTCTTATGCTATTGGTGTTGCTGCTCCAGTTTCATTATTGGTTAATACTTTCGGAACTGAAAAAGTTAATTTAACAGAAGGAGAAATTTCTAAAAAAGTTTCTGAAATCTTTGATATGAAGCCTTTCGCTATCGAGCAAAGATTGAAATTAAGAAACCCTATTTACAAAGAAACTGCTTCTTATGGACATTTAGGTCGTGAACCTAAAACAGTTACAAAACGTTTTGAATCAGCTAACGGACAAGATGTTGTTGAAGTTGAAGTTGAATTATTTACTTGGGAAAAATTAGACTTTGTAGATCAAATAAAAGAAGCTTTTGGCTTATAA
- a CDS encoding Lrp/AsnC family transcriptional regulator, whose amino-acid sequence MKFDTLDQQLLMYLQENSKITYKELSDKLNLSSTAIHERIKKLEKSGIISKYVALVNRRLINKELLVFSHIKLQQHSAGNIRIFETEIQNLKEVQACFHVSGDYDYIVKMSFENMDEYRDFMVNKLTTIKVIGSSHSTFVISDVKDDTAYQLV is encoded by the coding sequence ATGAAATTTGATACTCTCGATCAACAACTACTGATGTATTTGCAGGAAAATAGTAAAATTACTTACAAAGAATTATCTGATAAGTTGAACTTGTCATCAACTGCTATTCATGAAAGAATAAAAAAATTAGAGAAATCAGGAATTATTTCTAAATACGTAGCTTTAGTTAATAGAAGGTTGATAAATAAAGAGTTACTTGTTTTTAGTCACATCAAATTACAGCAACATTCGGCAGGTAATATTCGAATTTTTGAAACTGAAATTCAAAATTTGAAAGAAGTACAAGCTTGTTTTCATGTTAGTGGGGATTATGATTACATTGTAAAAATGTCTTTCGAGAATATGGACGAATACAGAGATTTTATGGTGAATAAACTAACAACGATCAAAGTTATTGGAAGTTCTCATAGTACGTTTGTTATTAGTGATGTAAAAGATGACACAGCTTATCAATTGGTCTAA
- a CDS encoding FAD-dependent oxidoreductase, translating into MSNIVNWISCKACNGHGTKSQGVSKKKLLRYEFALAQYNKDKNTRSAPIKPKKSMQICTSCSGTGLTIHNERPVADENKYPHVAIIGAGIGGIALALACLHRQIPFTLFERDRTFNDRSQGYGLTLQQASKEMKKFGIPTLDKGLISTLHLAHTIDGNVIGEWGLRKLIHKESVETRNKNKPTNIHIARQSLRLAFLNQLGGNSHVLWNHQLIDYKLNDKIELTFDVDGVQQHFNADLLVGADGIRSSVRRTLIKEEINPLRYLGCIVILGICQLSALENLNNPLLDGSTVFQTANGTERMYMMPYDENAVMWQFSFPISEEEAMELSKKGAKELKAEVVKRTQWHSPIPQIIAATETEKITGYPVYDRNLLEQDLLKSAGSVTLLGDAAHPMSPFKGQGANQALLDALLLAKKIKSVCQNQGKNHDLRNDILQPYEKEMIERSSVKVKKSAEAAKFLHSDIVLKEGNVTFGSKWSSNLEQ; encoded by the coding sequence TTGAGTAATATAGTCAATTGGATAAGTTGTAAAGCTTGTAACGGTCATGGAACAAAAAGTCAAGGCGTTTCGAAAAAAAAACTTTTACGCTATGAATTTGCTCTCGCTCAATATAATAAAGATAAGAATACTCGCTCTGCTCCGATAAAGCCAAAAAAATCCATGCAAATTTGTACTTCATGTTCAGGTACTGGATTGACCATTCATAATGAACGTCCTGTAGCGGATGAAAACAAGTATCCACATGTTGCGATAATAGGTGCTGGAATTGGTGGTATTGCGTTAGCTTTAGCCTGTTTGCATCGACAAATTCCTTTTACTCTTTTTGAAAGAGATCGCACGTTTAATGATCGTTCGCAAGGATATGGTTTAACATTACAACAAGCGAGTAAAGAGATGAAAAAGTTTGGTATTCCTACTTTAGATAAAGGCTTAATTTCTACTTTACACTTGGCCCATACAATTGATGGTAATGTGATTGGTGAATGGGGATTAAGAAAACTAATTCATAAAGAATCTGTAGAAACAAGAAACAAGAATAAACCTACTAATATTCACATCGCCAGACAATCTTTGCGTTTAGCTTTCTTAAATCAATTAGGAGGAAATAGTCACGTTTTATGGAACCATCAATTAATTGATTATAAACTAAATGACAAGATTGAATTAACCTTTGATGTTGATGGTGTTCAACAACATTTTAATGCCGATTTATTGGTTGGTGCAGATGGAATCCGAAGTTCGGTTCGTCGAACATTGATCAAAGAAGAAATAAATCCTTTACGTTATTTGGGCTGTATTGTTATTTTAGGAATATGTCAATTAAGTGCATTAGAAAATTTAAATAATCCCTTATTAGATGGCTCAACTGTATTTCAGACGGCTAACGGAACAGAACGTATGTATATGATGCCTTATGATGAAAATGCAGTAATGTGGCAATTTAGTTTTCCTATTTCAGAGGAAGAAGCAATGGAATTAAGTAAAAAAGGAGCTAAAGAATTAAAAGCTGAAGTCGTAAAAAGAACACAATGGCATTCTCCTATTCCCCAGATTATTGCTGCAACTGAAACCGAAAAAATCACAGGATATCCTGTGTATGACAGAAATCTATTAGAACAAGATTTGTTAAAAAGTGCGGGGTCAGTCACTTTACTTGGCGATGCTGCGCATCCCATGAGTCCTTTTAAAGGACAAGGTGCTAATCAGGCGTTGTTGGATGCGTTGTTATTAGCAAAAAAGATTAAATCCGTTTGTCAAAATCAAGGAAAAAATCATGATTTGCGTAACGATATTTTACAACCTTACGAAAAAGAAATGATTGAGCGTAGTAGTGTGAAAGTCAAAAAATCGGCAGAAGCTGCAAAATTTCTGCATTCGGATATTGTTCTCAAAGAAGGAAATGTAACCTTTGGGTCGAAATGGTCTTCTAATTTAGAGCAATAA
- a CDS encoding TetR/AcrR family transcriptional regulator, translating into MENFTDRQIEIMEAATARIDKYGIQNLTIKTLAADIGLSEPALYRHFKSKNEILLCLLHYFITKMKKRISTIIMNHNATAEEELRIIFNSQLQTFTEKPAIVSVIFAESIFHFDGSLSNKVSEIIELMQQFVQSNIERGQREGQYNKRINASTLTTIILGSIRMTVLKWKISGHSTDLVNDGKIVLETLLEMIENKKQ; encoded by the coding sequence ATGGAAAATTTTACAGATCGACAGATCGAAATCATGGAAGCAGCAACAGCTCGTATTGATAAATATGGGATTCAAAACCTTACCATCAAAACTTTGGCAGCTGATATTGGTTTGTCGGAGCCTGCTTTGTATCGTCATTTCAAAAGTAAGAATGAAATTTTACTTTGTCTACTTCATTATTTCATCACGAAAATGAAGAAGCGTATCAGTACCATTATCATGAATCATAATGCAACAGCAGAAGAAGAACTTAGAATTATTTTTAATTCTCAATTGCAAACATTTACAGAAAAACCAGCAATTGTAAGTGTCATTTTCGCAGAAAGTATTTTTCATTTTGACGGAAGTTTAAGCAATAAAGTTTCTGAAATAATAGAATTAATGCAACAATTTGTGCAGTCTAATATTGAAAGAGGGCAAAGAGAAGGTCAGTATAATAAACGAATTAATGCTTCTACTCTTACAACTATTATTCTTGGGTCAATACGAATGACTGTACTGAAATGGAAAATTTCGGGGCATTCAACAGATTTGGTAAATGATGGAAAAATAGTTTTAGAAACTCTATTAGAAATGATTGAAAATAAGAAACAATAA